A single window of Oceanococcus atlanticus DNA harbors:
- a CDS encoding DUF3379 family protein yields MDELELRRRCYAEPTDDDADFRAWLADNPAALETARKAAQFDKTLRFALNQPAAPEGLQGRILLNTAMHGRRRRQRRVFAGLALAASVVLSATLVLSPPPPVDELPVSQQALSHVYEEIAMLERADHVISQTELRGMFREMGGELHGELEHVRFAFLCPTPHGRGLHLIADTDAGRVTVLYLPQTEIDPQQLEFADARFSGYTMATNGAGTLNVIAESTAAVNVMRQQLTQSVSWPEPTRLTAHTQAPYTLHI; encoded by the coding sequence ATGGATGAACTCGAGCTGCGCCGGCGCTGCTACGCCGAGCCCACTGACGATGATGCAGACTTTCGTGCCTGGCTGGCAGACAATCCGGCCGCGCTTGAAACCGCGCGCAAAGCCGCTCAATTCGACAAGACCTTGCGCTTCGCACTCAACCAACCCGCAGCGCCTGAAGGTTTGCAGGGACGCATCCTGCTTAACACCGCCATGCATGGGCGGCGTCGCCGCCAACGCCGAGTGTTTGCCGGATTGGCCCTGGCCGCATCGGTCGTGCTGAGTGCCACGCTCGTGCTGAGCCCGCCACCACCCGTCGATGAACTGCCCGTTAGCCAGCAGGCGCTGTCTCATGTGTACGAAGAAATCGCCATGCTTGAACGTGCTGACCATGTCATCAGCCAGACTGAGCTGCGCGGCATGTTCCGCGAAATGGGCGGCGAGCTTCACGGCGAACTGGAGCACGTCCGCTTCGCCTTCCTGTGCCCAACGCCGCACGGTCGCGGCCTGCATCTGATTGCCGATACCGACGCCGGGCGCGTGACCGTCCTGTACCTGCCGCAAACCGAAATTGACCCGCAGCAGCTCGAATTCGCCGATGCACGCTTCAGCGGCTACACCATGGCCACCAATGGTGCCGGTACGCTGAACGTCATCGCCGAAAGCACCGCCGCAGTCAACGTGATGCGCCAGCAACTGACGCAAAGTGTCTCGTGGCCTGAACCGACCCGCCTGACCGCACATACGCAGGCTCCCTACACGCTGCATATTTGA
- a CDS encoding AgmX/PglI C-terminal domain-containing protein yields MTSIAFSRNSWAELERDEARFQRTLLMVALPFVILGILIPLWELSGLKQGGGEQLSDRYAELLMQSAAQQEAPEPAPEPVVEEPAEEELPDAEPEPESAPEEEPQPETQPETKPEPQVDARQQARENVQRKFSAAFNALDSLREQDPVVTANSRPLTQASSASEEVASSSSVLTSNLNRGSGGVGSAPSRNTNPSTTGLKGRQTTQVNSGITASGGGFGADTSEAGFGGDSRLQGRSLEEIQIVMDRNKSGLYSLYNRALRRDATLQGKVVLEITIAPSGEVTRCRIVSSQLNNAELEDRIIRRVKLINFGAKDVSEMTIKYPIHFIPS; encoded by the coding sequence GTGACCAGCATCGCCTTCTCCCGCAACAGCTGGGCTGAACTGGAACGCGATGAAGCACGCTTCCAGCGCACCCTGCTCATGGTTGCCCTGCCTTTCGTTATTCTCGGCATTCTGATTCCGCTGTGGGAACTCAGCGGTCTGAAACAGGGTGGCGGCGAACAACTGTCGGATCGCTATGCCGAACTGTTGATGCAGTCGGCAGCCCAGCAGGAAGCGCCTGAACCCGCACCGGAACCGGTGGTTGAGGAACCGGCCGAAGAAGAGCTGCCGGATGCAGAGCCGGAGCCGGAATCTGCTCCGGAGGAAGAACCGCAGCCCGAAACACAGCCGGAAACCAAGCCGGAGCCACAGGTCGATGCGCGTCAACAGGCGCGTGAGAATGTCCAACGCAAGTTCTCAGCCGCGTTCAACGCTCTCGACTCCCTGCGCGAACAGGACCCGGTGGTCACCGCCAACAGCCGACCACTGACTCAGGCCAGCAGCGCGAGCGAAGAAGTGGCTTCGAGCAGTAGCGTGCTGACCTCCAATCTGAACCGCGGCAGTGGTGGTGTTGGCAGTGCGCCGAGCCGCAACACCAACCCCAGCACCACCGGGCTGAAAGGTCGTCAGACCACCCAGGTCAACTCTGGCATCACCGCCAGTGGCGGTGGCTTCGGCGCCGACACCAGTGAAGCCGGCTTCGGTGGCGACAGCCGCCTGCAGGGCCGCTCGCTGGAAGAGATCCAGATTGTCATGGATCGCAACAAGAGCGGTCTGTACTCGCTGTACAACCGCGCGTTGCGGCGTGACGCCACCTTGCAGGGCAAAGTGGTTCTGGAGATCACGATCGCACCGTCCGGGGAAGTGACCCGTTGCCGCATCGTGTCCAGCCAGCTCAATAACGCCGAGCTGGAAGACCGCATCATTCGCCGTGTGAAGTTGATCAACTTCGGGGCCAAAGATGTGTCCGAAATGACCATCAAGTACCCGATTCACTTCATTCCCAGCTGA
- a CDS encoding ExbD/TolR family protein, producing the protein MKSRWRRHRLRHQEPAEMNITAFMNLMVILVPFLLITAVFSRLAVLELDLPSPNSEPSEEEPKQRLTITVRESGITVSDRDGVIKPIEKVADGYNYAALTELMVMVKDRIPQETSATLLLEPQIDYDTVIQVMDAVRVATKEQTGDTRDRELFPAIALGDAPMKSAQEPTP; encoded by the coding sequence ATGAAATCCCGCTGGCGTCGTCATCGCCTCCGTCATCAGGAACCGGCGGAGATGAACATCACGGCCTTCATGAATTTGATGGTCATCCTGGTCCCGTTTCTGCTGATTACGGCGGTCTTCTCGCGGCTGGCCGTGCTGGAGCTTGATCTGCCCAGCCCGAACAGCGAACCGAGTGAAGAAGAGCCCAAGCAGCGCCTGACCATCACGGTGCGTGAGAGCGGCATCACGGTCAGCGATCGTGATGGTGTGATCAAACCGATCGAGAAAGTGGCGGATGGCTACAACTACGCCGCGCTGACCGAACTGATGGTTATGGTCAAGGACCGCATCCCGCAGGAAACCAGTGCAACCCTGTTGCTGGAGCCGCAAATCGACTACGACACCGTGATTCAGGTCATGGATGCCGTGCGCGTGGCGACCAAGGAACAGACTGGTGACACTCGCGACCGTGAACTGTTTCCGGCCATTGCCCTGGGCGATGCACCGATGAAAAGCGCACAGGAGCCAACCCCGTGA
- a CDS encoding MotA/TolQ/ExbB proton channel family protein translates to MEFLTVVARFFQEGGAFMYPIVAMLILGLAIALERTLYLRSTRVNNRKIWEAVAPLVAQGRYDAALSQTEESDGALARVMSYGLARIKTARRREDLEMAMEESMMEVLPQLERRTPFLQVFANVATLLGLLGTIIGLIQGFQAVANVNPAEKANMLSASISVAMNTTAFGLMCAIPLLLIHAWLQAKTTALVDSLEMATVKFLNQFSESRENHASAQQS, encoded by the coding sequence ATGGAATTCCTCACAGTCGTTGCGCGCTTTTTCCAGGAAGGTGGCGCGTTCATGTACCCGATCGTTGCAATGCTGATCCTGGGTCTGGCCATCGCCCTCGAACGAACCCTTTATCTGCGTAGCACGCGGGTCAACAACCGCAAGATCTGGGAAGCGGTTGCGCCGCTGGTCGCCCAGGGCCGCTACGACGCCGCGCTGTCGCAGACCGAAGAATCCGACGGTGCGCTGGCCCGCGTCATGAGTTACGGCTTGGCCCGTATCAAGACCGCACGCCGTCGCGAAGATCTGGAAATGGCCATGGAAGAAAGCATGATGGAAGTGCTGCCGCAGCTGGAGCGCCGCACGCCGTTCCTGCAGGTGTTTGCCAACGTGGCCACCCTGCTCGGCCTGCTCGGCACCATCATCGGCCTGATTCAGGGCTTCCAGGCCGTGGCCAACGTCAACCCGGCCGAGAAAGCCAACATGCTGTCGGCCTCAATTTCGGTCGCCATGAACACCACCGCCTTTGGTCTGATGTGCGCGATCCCGCTGCTGCTGATCCACGCTTGGTTACAGGCCAAAACCACCGCCCTAGTGGATAGCCTGGAAATGGCTACGGTGAAGTTCCTCAATCAGTTCTCCGAATCTCGCGAGAACCACGCCTCCGCTCAGCAAAGCTAA
- a CDS encoding ExbD/TolR family protein → MNQTRRAHRMEVRAMNKNRVGSLNLVSLMDIFTILVFFLLAQSAAVEVLPNAENLELPESLATERARETVLVMITEKDILVNGQAVMPTAEASRSSGDLSALRTALEAQAERVVKVGDSDEQDRGEITIMADKGLPYALIKKVMLTCTQAQYGLLSFAVLQRDQDTVNLGGTSE, encoded by the coding sequence GTGAATCAGACGCGCAGAGCGCATCGCATGGAAGTGCGCGCGATGAACAAGAATCGCGTGGGCTCGCTGAATCTGGTGTCCCTGATGGACATCTTCACGATTCTGGTGTTCTTCCTGCTGGCCCAATCGGCCGCAGTGGAAGTGCTGCCCAATGCTGAAAACCTTGAGCTGCCGGAATCGCTGGCCACCGAACGCGCCCGCGAAACGGTTCTGGTGATGATCACCGAGAAAGACATCCTGGTGAATGGCCAGGCCGTCATGCCCACGGCTGAGGCCAGCCGCAGCAGCGGGGACCTGAGCGCCCTGCGCACCGCACTGGAAGCCCAGGCCGAGCGTGTGGTCAAAGTGGGCGACTCGGACGAACAGGATCGTGGCGAGATCACCATCATGGCCGACAAGGGGCTGCCCTACGCCCTGATCAAGAAAGTCATGCTGACCTGCACACAGGCGCAGTACGGCCTGTTGTCCTTCGCTGTGCTGCAGCGTGATCAGGACACCGTCAATCTGGGAGGAACCAGCGAGTGA
- a CDS encoding tetratricopeptide repeat protein, translated as MKPWIKHGLSLGLAAALSACAVIPQGPGTDGDTPAIKPKVELPADYAAALSYLSQERWGPAESALKAYAERNPGQSSPHVNLALLYKRTQRDDLAQAALSKALEINPNQAAAYNLRGVYAREAGDFAAAQQAYEKAIAVDPQYPNAYLNLAILHDLYLHQVRRALPYYERYAAMVGEEALDQTVKSWIADAQRQVN; from the coding sequence TTGAAACCCTGGATTAAGCACGGCCTGAGCCTGGGCCTGGCCGCCGCGTTGTCGGCCTGTGCGGTCATCCCGCAGGGTCCAGGCACCGACGGCGACACCCCGGCGATCAAACCCAAGGTCGAATTGCCGGCAGACTATGCTGCGGCGCTCAGCTATCTCAGCCAGGAACGCTGGGGCCCTGCCGAGTCGGCGCTCAAGGCTTATGCCGAGCGCAATCCGGGACAGAGTAGCCCGCATGTAAATCTGGCCCTGTTGTACAAGCGCACCCAGCGCGACGACCTGGCCCAAGCGGCACTCAGCAAAGCCCTGGAGATCAATCCCAACCAGGCCGCGGCCTACAACCTGCGTGGGGTTTATGCCCGCGAGGCCGGTGATTTCGCCGCTGCCCAGCAAGCTTACGAAAAGGCCATTGCGGTGGATCCGCAATACCCCAATGCCTACCTCAATCTGGCCATTCTGCATGACCTGTATCTGCATCAGGTCCGACGTGCGCTGCCCTACTACGAGCGCTATGCAGCGATGGTGGGCGAGGAAGCCCTGGACCAGACCGTCAAGAGTTGGATCGCTGATGCGCAGCGGCAAGTGAATTGA
- a CDS encoding tetratricopeptide repeat protein, whose translation MNRHLYLGLTASAILAACATPYDPKQHRNIESLEQAPPTLDELLPPVATPTPPPQSSARATPRPTEGLADVEKTKKAIENYRQILELSPNDRAIKWEAQRRLADLQVEVTELDPEAAAQGNASAESSIDLYNSLLDSRPSDPNNDRILYQLARAYQNTGEVDKAIESLDELTTTFPDSALWTDAEFRRAELLFNRRDYEPAEKAYAAVLSKGPRTSYFEQAQYKYGWSIFKQERYADSLDTFMTILDRELPVGAAENLDATLEVVSRAQRELVRDVLRVVSLSFSYLGGGVAITEYLEGKPVRSFEPVLYENLAKLFLEKNRYDDAARTYAGLADRSPTHPLAPTFQARVIEVYDQAGFADLVLKAKVDYVEKYDLDQIYWTVHNREDSPQAYEQLRSNMDELARHWHTGAQKATTAADKARLFEQATQTYARYLERFDDADNRPDINFLLAEAYFQNQQFEQAAEQYTRTAWDYPEHERSAEAGYAAVLSRQTLAEKATGEARLERVRSSVDTALRFADSFPEHEEQPRVLMRAAEDLYAIKATDEAITVATRVTAMQGPGAKALQSPAWTLIGYAHMDEKRYPEAEQGLTQALALSTPQSPQAAELRDNLATAIYRQGEAARDAEDLDTAIGHFLRVKNVQPGSKLAAAGDFDAAAALITQENWTRAAEVLLGFRRAYPTHDLQAEVTRKLAGVYLKDDKPLLAAAEFERIARSNSETAEAKREAAWEAASLYDKAQSLAQAETAYAYFANTYSQPYAQVLKAHERLIELTEARGDRAANRRWLQALITRENAAGSQSTARGQTLAAKASLTLANDVRAEFDRLRLSTPLNRSLPAKKAAMDKALAAYQTVNNYAIAEYATEATFRIGELYANFSRALLDSERPRGLSELELEEYQFLLEDQAFPLEEKAIEIHAVNTQRTEDGLYDQWVKASYASLAKLLPARYNKTERIEVTLETLD comes from the coding sequence ATGAACCGTCATCTCTATCTCGGGCTGACCGCAAGCGCCATTTTGGCGGCCTGCGCCACCCCCTATGACCCCAAACAGCATCGCAACATCGAGTCGCTGGAACAGGCACCGCCGACGCTCGACGAACTGCTGCCACCGGTCGCAACCCCAACCCCGCCTCCGCAGAGCAGCGCACGCGCCACGCCGCGGCCAACCGAGGGTTTGGCCGACGTTGAAAAAACCAAAAAAGCGATTGAGAACTATCGCCAGATTTTGGAGCTCTCCCCCAATGATCGCGCGATCAAATGGGAGGCACAGCGCCGCCTGGCCGATTTGCAGGTCGAAGTCACCGAACTGGACCCCGAAGCCGCCGCTCAAGGCAACGCCAGCGCAGAAAGCTCGATCGACCTGTACAACAGCCTGCTCGACTCACGCCCGTCCGACCCGAACAACGACCGCATCCTGTATCAACTGGCACGCGCCTACCAAAATACCGGCGAGGTCGACAAAGCGATCGAAAGTCTGGACGAGCTGACCACAACCTTCCCGGATAGCGCACTGTGGACCGATGCCGAGTTCCGTCGCGCCGAACTGCTGTTCAATCGACGTGATTACGAGCCGGCCGAAAAAGCCTACGCCGCCGTCCTGTCCAAAGGGCCCCGCACCAGCTACTTCGAGCAAGCTCAATACAAGTACGGCTGGTCAATCTTCAAGCAAGAACGTTACGCCGACTCACTCGATACCTTCATGACCATTCTCGACCGCGAATTGCCGGTCGGCGCGGCGGAGAACCTCGACGCCACCCTGGAAGTGGTCTCACGGGCCCAGCGTGAGCTGGTCCGAGACGTGCTGCGCGTGGTCTCCTTGAGCTTCTCCTACCTTGGTGGCGGCGTGGCCATCACCGAGTATCTGGAAGGCAAACCGGTACGCAGCTTCGAGCCGGTGCTGTACGAAAATCTGGCCAAGCTGTTCCTGGAAAAGAACCGCTACGACGACGCCGCGCGGACTTACGCCGGCCTGGCCGATCGCAGCCCCACGCATCCGCTGGCGCCGACCTTTCAGGCCCGCGTGATCGAAGTTTACGATCAGGCCGGTTTTGCCGACCTGGTGCTCAAGGCCAAAGTCGACTACGTCGAAAAGTACGATCTCGACCAGATCTACTGGACCGTGCACAACCGCGAAGACTCGCCACAAGCCTACGAGCAGTTGCGCAGCAACATGGATGAACTGGCCCGCCATTGGCATACCGGCGCCCAGAAGGCCACCACCGCGGCGGACAAAGCCCGTTTGTTTGAGCAGGCCACACAGACATACGCGCGCTATCTCGAACGTTTCGACGATGCCGACAACCGCCCGGATATCAACTTCCTGTTGGCCGAGGCCTACTTCCAGAACCAGCAATTTGAGCAGGCGGCCGAGCAATACACCCGCACCGCCTGGGACTACCCGGAACATGAGCGTTCAGCCGAAGCCGGCTACGCGGCCGTGCTGTCGCGCCAGACCCTGGCTGAAAAGGCCACCGGAGAAGCCCGTTTGGAGCGCGTGCGCAGCTCGGTCGATACAGCCCTGCGCTTTGCCGACAGCTTCCCCGAGCATGAAGAACAGCCGCGTGTGCTGATGCGCGCTGCAGAAGATCTCTACGCCATCAAGGCCACCGACGAAGCGATCACCGTCGCAACCCGTGTAACCGCCATGCAGGGCCCTGGCGCCAAAGCGCTGCAGAGCCCGGCCTGGACACTGATCGGCTACGCGCACATGGATGAGAAGCGCTATCCGGAAGCCGAACAAGGCCTGACCCAGGCGCTTGCCCTGAGCACACCGCAAAGCCCGCAGGCCGCGGAACTGCGTGACAACCTGGCCACCGCCATCTACCGCCAGGGCGAAGCCGCCCGCGATGCCGAGGACCTGGACACCGCGATTGGCCACTTCCTGCGCGTCAAGAATGTTCAGCCCGGCAGCAAGCTGGCAGCGGCTGGTGACTTCGATGCCGCTGCGGCGCTGATCACCCAGGAAAACTGGACGCGTGCCGCCGAGGTGTTGCTCGGCTTCCGCCGCGCCTACCCGACGCATGATTTGCAGGCCGAGGTCACGCGCAAGCTGGCTGGTGTTTATCTTAAAGATGACAAGCCGCTGCTCGCTGCCGCCGAGTTCGAACGCATCGCACGCAGCAACAGCGAAACCGCTGAAGCCAAACGCGAGGCCGCCTGGGAAGCCGCGTCGCTGTATGACAAAGCTCAATCGCTGGCCCAAGCCGAAACGGCTTACGCCTACTTCGCCAACACCTACAGCCAGCCATATGCGCAGGTTCTCAAGGCGCATGAGCGGCTCATCGAGCTGACCGAGGCACGCGGCGACCGCGCAGCCAACCGTCGCTGGTTGCAGGCCCTGATCACACGCGAAAACGCCGCTGGCAGCCAGTCCACCGCGCGTGGCCAGACCCTGGCCGCCAAAGCCAGCCTGACCCTGGCCAACGACGTACGTGCCGAGTTCGACCGTCTGCGTTTGAGCACACCGCTCAACCGCAGTCTGCCTGCTAAAAAGGCAGCCATGGACAAGGCTCTGGCGGCGTATCAAACCGTCAACAACTACGCCATTGCCGAATACGCCACCGAAGCGACCTTCCGCATTGGCGAGCTTTACGCAAACTTCTCACGCGCTCTGCTCGACTCGGAACGTCCGCGCGGCTTGTCCGAGCTTGAACTGGAGGAATACCAGTTCCTGCTCGAAGATCAGGCCTTCCCGCTTGAGGAGAAAGCCATCGAGATTCATGCCGTCAACACCCAACGGACCGAAGACGGCCTCTACGACCAGTGGGTCAAAGCCAGTTATGCCTCGTTGGCCAAGCTGCTGCCAGCCCGCTACAACAAGACCGAACGCATCGAGGTGACGCTTGAAACCCTGGATTAA
- a CDS encoding DUF1329 domain-containing protein, with the protein MRKITFVLTLLSAVAGAHSAWAAVSPEQAKQLGNNLTPVGAEKAGNKAGTIPAWTGGIQRIPQGFKQGGHYPDPWAEDAPLFTIDASNYQKHAEHLTPGQIALFERYPESRKMVVYPSRRSALYPQGIYDETQANATRVKLLDSGNGFTGTTGGFPFPIPQNGLEVIWNHLTVYKGDTYATSWSQAPVTTRGDYNLVEFDYEYDFVYGNQSKSPEQRQDNLLFYFLQMVQAPPRLAGSILLVYDYADQVKQPRKAWTYNPGQRRVRLAPNVAYDNPGTAADGLRTNDDFFMFNGATDRYDWELIGKKDIYIPYNAYKINGPDLKIRDVIRPGHINPEHARYELHRVWHVRASLKSGTSHIYKTRDFFLDEDSFIVHVADKYDNRDELWRVDELHSYTYYDVPFLAPGVEVHHDLNAGRYIALSLRNEEPSVYQPIQRSPADFRPDTLRNRGRR; encoded by the coding sequence ATGAGAAAGATCACATTCGTTCTGACGCTGCTTTCCGCGGTCGCAGGTGCGCACAGTGCATGGGCAGCGGTATCCCCCGAACAAGCCAAGCAACTGGGCAACAATCTGACCCCGGTGGGCGCCGAAAAGGCCGGCAACAAGGCGGGTACGATTCCGGCCTGGACCGGCGGCATCCAGCGTATCCCGCAGGGCTTCAAGCAGGGTGGACATTATCCTGATCCATGGGCCGAAGATGCCCCTCTGTTCACCATTGACGCCAGCAATTACCAGAAGCACGCGGAACACCTCACGCCGGGCCAGATTGCCTTGTTTGAGCGGTATCCGGAAAGCCGCAAAATGGTGGTCTACCCGAGCCGGCGCAGCGCGCTTTACCCTCAGGGCATCTACGATGAAACCCAAGCCAACGCCACGCGTGTGAAGTTGCTCGATAGCGGCAATGGTTTCACCGGAACCACCGGCGGCTTTCCCTTCCCGATCCCGCAGAACGGACTCGAGGTGATCTGGAACCACCTGACGGTCTACAAGGGCGACACTTACGCCACCAGCTGGTCACAGGCTCCTGTGACCACGCGCGGCGACTACAACCTGGTCGAATTCGACTACGAGTACGACTTTGTCTACGGCAACCAAAGCAAGTCGCCAGAACAGCGCCAGGACAATCTGCTGTTCTACTTCCTGCAGATGGTACAAGCACCGCCGCGCCTGGCGGGCTCGATCCTGCTGGTCTATGACTATGCTGATCAGGTGAAACAGCCGCGCAAAGCCTGGACCTACAACCCAGGCCAGCGCCGTGTTCGCCTGGCTCCGAATGTTGCCTATGACAATCCCGGTACCGCCGCTGACGGTCTGCGCACCAATGACGACTTCTTCATGTTCAATGGCGCCACCGACCGCTACGACTGGGAGCTGATCGGCAAGAAGGACATCTACATTCCTTACAACGCCTACAAGATCAACGGTCCGGATCTGAAAATTCGCGATGTCATCCGCCCCGGGCACATCAACCCCGAGCACGCTCGTTACGAGTTGCACCGAGTCTGGCATGTGCGCGCGAGTCTGAAGTCAGGCACCAGCCACATCTACAAAACGCGCGATTTCTTCCTCGATGAGGACAGCTTCATCGTCCACGTAGCGGACAAGTATGACAATCGCGATGAGCTGTGGCGGGTCGACGAATTGCACTCCTACACCTACTACGACGTGCCATTTTTGGCGCCTGGTGTGGAAGTTCACCATGACCTGAACGCCGGGCGTTACATCGCATTAAGTTTGCGCAACGAAGAACCGTCGGTATACCAGCCGATCCAGCGCAGCCCGGCCGATTTCCGCCCGGACACGCTGCGTAACCGCGGGCGCCGCTAA
- a CDS encoding DUF1302 domain-containing protein, translating into MPALQCRTLARASLMSLGVVALPAQAASYLLGPVDVQVDTTLSAGVSLRMNDPDADQIAISNGGTSRSANGDDGNLGYKAGDVVSSAIKATFDIDASISRQYGLFSRISAFYNPEADNAGDLEARLSANDGAGRSRALGEAELGRRGHSRLDSEVELLDLFAYGSFRLGERSILVQAGNQVVNWGESTFIGNSINVLNPIDVVKFRLPGSELKEALTPTPMLWIGGSLTDNLSAELVWMADWKEVEIDPRGSYFSTNDFASDDGDNVVVSFGRRHDDNTRPFAVLNDDPSDDGAQQAWVPREHNRDPKDQTSQAGFALRYYAEWLNSTEFGLYYLNYHSRLPLVSSIRGAATNPGNLGTPTCSQNPAADGCRASYFVEYPEDIQLYGLSFNTSGPAGVAIQGEVSYRPNNPVQISGAEVVLASLVPAGSLLRPAGAAPGETIRGYERVATTQAQVTLTKAMGPSFGASQWILLSEIGYTHQDLSDLPFNGPGAALPSCRQPGGAALLAAVSNGSCQEAVGGGFATTSSWGYRFVTRLDYTNVFASINMSPRLVWFHNVNGVSSNFNEDSNVLALGLRFDYLQRWQADIAYTAFLGGRNYSGTDPVAPGAQLNETTFAPGSPDQSSSFSTSSNPSADRDFLAISISYAF; encoded by the coding sequence ATGCCGGCATTGCAATGTCGGACGCTCGCGCGCGCATCATTAATGTCGCTCGGCGTCGTCGCCCTACCCGCTCAGGCGGCCTCATACTTGCTCGGCCCGGTCGATGTTCAGGTCGACACCACCCTCTCCGCCGGCGTCAGTCTGCGCATGAACGACCCGGATGCCGACCAGATTGCGATCAGCAATGGCGGGACCTCACGCTCAGCCAACGGCGATGATGGCAACCTTGGCTACAAAGCCGGTGATGTGGTGTCATCAGCGATCAAGGCGACCTTCGACATCGATGCCTCGATCTCAAGGCAGTACGGTCTGTTCTCCCGAATTTCGGCGTTCTACAACCCCGAAGCCGACAATGCCGGTGACCTCGAAGCGCGCCTCAGCGCCAACGACGGTGCCGGTCGATCACGCGCGCTCGGCGAAGCTGAACTGGGACGCCGGGGGCACAGCCGGCTGGATTCCGAAGTGGAACTGCTTGATCTGTTCGCCTATGGCAGCTTCCGCCTCGGCGAACGCTCGATTCTGGTGCAGGCCGGCAATCAAGTGGTCAACTGGGGTGAAAGCACGTTCATTGGCAACAGCATCAACGTGCTGAATCCGATTGATGTGGTGAAGTTTCGTTTGCCCGGCTCCGAGCTCAAAGAAGCGCTCACACCCACTCCGATGCTGTGGATTGGCGGCTCACTCACCGACAATCTGAGTGCTGAGCTGGTCTGGATGGCCGATTGGAAGGAAGTCGAAATCGACCCACGGGGCAGTTACTTCTCGACCAATGATTTTGCATCCGACGACGGCGACAACGTGGTGGTCAGCTTCGGACGTCGCCACGACGACAACACCCGCCCGTTTGCTGTGCTCAATGACGACCCGTCCGACGATGGCGCCCAGCAGGCCTGGGTCCCACGCGAACACAACCGAGATCCTAAAGATCAGACCAGCCAAGCCGGCTTCGCTCTGCGCTACTACGCGGAATGGTTGAACTCGACAGAGTTCGGGCTCTACTACCTGAACTATCACAGCCGTCTGCCCCTGGTGTCTTCAATTCGCGGTGCTGCGACCAACCCGGGCAATCTGGGCACCCCAACCTGCTCGCAAAACCCGGCCGCCGATGGCTGTCGCGCAAGTTACTTTGTCGAGTACCCGGAAGACATCCAGTTGTATGGCCTGAGCTTCAACACCAGCGGCCCGGCTGGCGTGGCGATCCAGGGTGAAGTGTCTTATCGCCCCAACAACCCAGTGCAAATCAGTGGCGCCGAAGTGGTGCTGGCATCGCTGGTTCCGGCCGGTTCACTGCTTCGTCCGGCAGGCGCGGCGCCGGGTGAAACCATCCGCGGATACGAGCGCGTCGCAACCACACAAGCCCAGGTCACCCTGACCAAGGCGATGGGCCCGAGCTTCGGGGCCAGCCAGTGGATTCTGCTTTCGGAGATTGGCTACACCCATCAGGACCTGTCCGATCTGCCGTTCAACGGCCCCGGCGCGGCCTTGCCATCGTGCCGCCAACCTGGCGGTGCGGCATTGCTCGCCGCAGTCTCCAATGGCTCTTGCCAGGAAGCCGTCGGTGGCGGTTTTGCCACCACGTCTTCGTGGGGGTATCGCTTCGTTACACGTCTGGATTACACCAACGTTTTCGCCTCGATCAACATGTCGCCGCGCCTGGTCTGGTTCCACAACGTTAACGGCGTGAGCAGCAATTTCAACGAGGACAGCAACGTGCTGGCTCTGGGCCTGCGCTTCGACTATCTGCAACGCTGGCAGGCGGATATCGCCTACACCGCCTTTCTCGGCGGCCGTAACTACAGCGGCACCGACCCGGTTGCACCGGGCGCACAGCTGAACGAAACCACATTCGCGCCGGGCTCGCCCGACCAGTCGTCCAGCTTCTCAACCAGTTCCAACCCATCCGCTGATCGTGATTTTCTCGCGATTTCCATCAGCTACGCGTTTTGA
- a CDS encoding sigma-70 family RNA polymerase sigma factor produces MPRTRVYSGMNKERRFEALVSGHSALLYRYAYWLCDGHHASAEDVVQETFLRAWKSLDQLQEHQAAKAWLMTILRRENARRFERKQFDIVDVELDDVALNDDRFEFELDSHELRRAILQLDHAYRDPLLLQAIGGFSCEEIANILDLGKGAVMTRVFRAKKMLMDIMNPQASEASHG; encoded by the coding sequence TTGCCGCGAACCCGGGTCTATAGCGGCATGAACAAAGAACGGCGATTTGAGGCATTGGTGAGCGGGCATTCGGCCCTGCTCTACCGTTATGCCTACTGGTTGTGCGACGGTCATCACGCCAGCGCTGAAGATGTCGTGCAGGAAACCTTTCTGCGCGCCTGGAAATCGCTCGATCAACTGCAGGAACACCAGGCTGCAAAAGCTTGGTTGATGACCATATTGCGCCGCGAAAATGCGCGCCGCTTCGAACGCAAGCAATTCGATATTGTCGATGTCGAACTCGATGATGTCGCACTCAATGACGACCGCTTCGAGTTCGAGCTCGACAGCCACGAATTGCGCCGCGCCATCCTGCAACTCGACCACGCTTATCGCGACCCACTCCTGCTTCAGGCTATCGGTGGTTTCTCCTGCGAGGAGATCGCCAACATCCTGGATCTGGGCAAAGGCGCCGTCATGACGCGCGTGTTTCGCGCCAAGAAAATGCTGATGGACATCATGAACCCGCAAGCCTCGGAGGCCAGCCATGGATGA